One stretch of Paroedura picta isolate Pp20150507F chromosome 13, Ppicta_v3.0, whole genome shotgun sequence DNA includes these proteins:
- the ADORA2A gene encoding adenosine receptor A2a produces MLDHGNENFIYDVVYIVLELVIAVLAILGNVLVCWAVCLNSNLQNVTNYFVVSLAVADIAVGLLAIPFAITISTGFCASFYGCLFIACFVLVLTQSSIFSLLAIAMDRIIAIRMPLRYNALVTSSRAKGIVAICWVLSFIIGLTPMLGWHKCSAETKGQNSSLVNSCSNNRMACLFESVVTMEYMVYYNFFACVLIPLLLMFGIYLKIFMAARRQLKQMENNMVHGERSRSILQKEVHAAKSLAIIVGLFAFCWLPLHIINCVILFCPHCMRVPPYVMYLAIILSHANSVVNPLIYAYRIREFRHTFRKIIRQHIMGRKERFKPATASRRTSNHDGDTEHSSIRISTRARSFYTSGDADSIRTENDLKKSVALEWHQNGNTLDGEANGHIPHSCNNGDLLNGSSKIELFSKGYVGVPITLASVETSPLEASVVS; encoded by the exons ATGCTAGACCATGGGAATGAAAACTTTATCTACGACGTGGTCTACATTGTCTTGGAATTGGTCATTGCAGTGCTGGCCATCTTGGGCAACGTCCTGGTCTGCTGGGCCGTCTGCTTGAACAGTAACCTTCAGAACGTCACAAACTACTTTGTGGTATCCTTGGCGGTGGCTGACATAGCAGTGGGTTTGCTGGCCATTCCCTTTGCCATCACCATCAGCACTGGCTTCTGCGCGTCCTTCTATGGCTGCCTCTTCATCGCCTGCTTCGTCCTGGTTCTGACGCAGAGCTCCATCTTCAGCCTCCTGGCCATCGCCATGGATCGGATTATAGCCATCCGGATGCCTCTCAG GTACAACGCTTTGGTGACCAGCTCTCGAGCAAAAGGCATCGTGGCCATCTGTTGGGTCTTATCCTTCATTATTGGCCTGACACCCATGCTGGGCTGGCACAAGTGCTCTGCAGAAACCAAAGGGCAGAATAGCTCACTCGTCAATAGCTGCAGCAATAACAGGATGGCGTGCTTGTTTGAGTCTGTCGTCACCATGGAGTACATGGTTTACTACAACTTCTTTGCCTGTGTGCTCATCCCCCTCCTCCTCATGTTTGGCATCTACCTGAAAATCTTCATGGCAGCGCGGCGGCAGCTCAAACAGATGGAGAACAACATGGTTCATGGAGAGCGGTCCCGCTCCATCCTGCAGAAGGAGGTCCATGCAGCCAAGTCTTTGGCTATCATCGTTGGCTTGTTTGCATTCTGCTGGCTTCCGTTGCATATCATCAACTGTGTCATCCTCTTCTGTCCCCATTGCATGCGTGTTCCACCCTATGTGATGTACTTAGCCATCATCTTGTCCCACGCGAACTCTGTGGTGAACCCACTAATCTATGCGTACAGGATCAGGGAGTTCCGGCACACTTTCCGTAAAATCATTAGGCAGCACATCATGGGCAGGAAGGAGCGGTTCAAGCCTGCCACGGCCAGCCGGAGGACTTCCAATCATGATGGAGATACGGAGCATTCCAGCATACGGATTAGCACGCGTGCTCGGAGCTTCTACACCAGTGGGGACGCAGACAGCATCCGCACTGAGAATGATTTGAAGAAAAGCGTGGCCCTGGAATGGCACCAGAATGGAAATACGTTGGATGGGGAAGCAAATGGACATATCCCACATTCCTGCAACAACGGGGACCTCTTAAATGGCTCCAGTAAAATAGAACTGTTCAGCAAGGGGTATGTTGGGGTTCCGATCACATTGGCTAGCGTGGAGACTTCACCTTTAGAAGCCTCTGTTGTTTCCTGA